A DNA window from Anaerocolumna sp. AGMB13020 contains the following coding sequences:
- a CDS encoding nucleoside phosphorylase — protein sequence MEKEINERKIKEEKIKEEKIKEEKKYVLKKELPILEYDPNPIAKIDPFKLTLKTDVSEYCVITFFGDIIDEMLQSNRLKQVATFYTATVNLPIYETRCNGKSIAIVQGFLGAAGSAALLEELIAMGFKKFIVCGAAGVLQKGIQVGHLIVPYSAVRDEGVSYHYVEPAREIECNEHAISTIEKIFNNENIPYIKAKTWTTDAFYRETEDKIALRVSEGCVSVEMEAAAFFAVSRFRNVVLGQILFGGDDLSGVEWDSRQWTSRDEIKRGLVELSLKTCMEL from the coding sequence ATGGAAAAAGAGATAAATGAAAGAAAGATAAAGGAAGAAAAGATAAAGGAAGAAAAGATAAAGGAAGAAAAGAAGTATGTATTAAAAAAGGAACTTCCCATATTGGAATACGATCCTAATCCAATCGCTAAAATTGACCCATTCAAATTGACGCTCAAAACGGATGTTTCAGAATACTGTGTAATAACTTTTTTTGGCGATATAATCGATGAAATGCTACAGTCGAACAGGTTAAAGCAAGTTGCAACATTCTACACCGCTACGGTTAATTTACCTATATATGAAACGAGATGTAATGGGAAGTCCATTGCAATTGTTCAGGGATTCTTAGGTGCTGCAGGCTCTGCTGCTTTATTGGAAGAACTTATTGCAATGGGATTTAAAAAGTTTATAGTTTGTGGTGCTGCCGGAGTCTTACAAAAAGGTATTCAGGTAGGTCATTTAATTGTACCTTATTCAGCAGTTCGAGATGAGGGGGTTTCCTATCATTATGTAGAGCCTGCGAGAGAAATAGAATGCAATGAACATGCAATAAGCACTATTGAGAAAATATTTAACAATGAAAACATCCCTTATATTAAGGCAAAGACATGGACTACTGATGCATTTTACAGAGAAACCGAAGATAAAATTGCACTTCGAGTTTCGGAAGGGTGTGTTTCAGTAGAGATGGAAGCTGCTGCATTTTTTGCGGTATCAAGATTCCGTAACGTAGTCTTAGGACAAATTTTATTTGGCGGTGACGATTTAAGTGGTGTTGAATGGGATTCGCGTCAATGGACTAGCAGAGATGAAATAAAGAGAGGGCTGGTTGAATTATCTTTAAAGACATGCATGGAACTGTAA